In Deinococcus sp. QL22, the following are encoded in one genomic region:
- a CDS encoding DUF2190 family protein, producing the protein MILIKNKKHWAYTGGAITLALIVAAGTKSGDTVKLGNDGLYGVAQTDIATADQVTKGLAPQGLVENQASVFLPGIVMSLSVPPAALTGIPDYAKVYMAADKTYTVTAAGNLFVGYRLGATTLGLRSN; encoded by the coding sequence GTGATTCTTATCAAAAACAAAAAGCATTGGGCCTATACCGGTGGTGCGATTACCCTCGCCCTGATCGTCGCTGCAGGCACCAAGAGCGGTGACACCGTGAAGCTGGGTAACGACGGCTTGTACGGAGTGGCCCAGACTGACATTGCCACTGCCGATCAGGTCACGAAAGGCCTGGCTCCCCAAGGTTTGGTCGAGAATCAGGCCAGCGTGTTCCTGCCTGGGATCGTGATGAGCCTGAGCGTGCCACCCGCTGCCCTGACGGGCATCCCGGACTACGCCAAGGTCTACATGGCCGCCGATAAAACCTACACGGTGACGGCCGCAGGCAACCTCTTCGTGGGCTACCGCCTGGGCGCGACCACCCTCGGTCTGCGCTCCAACTAA
- a CDS encoding MHYT domain-containing protein, with protein sequence MDQTQHLAHSWNWGYVALSYVIAAFASYVSLELASRIGHHQEGRNRRLLAQGALLGYGIWAMHFVGMLAFNLKALVQYNLFITAASGLAAVLFVTGALFIVNGGRASWGRFLTGGVIAGFGISVMHYAGMMAMQTGAQTSYLPLPFILSVVIAIAAATIALFLFAQVNSERAVQLAKTTLLSLKVTAALVMGAAIVGMHYMGMAAIQFSAAPTTAQTIGFATDTTVLSILILFTTFLVLGLALVYIVTGNDNRPVVGGSGD encoded by the coding sequence ATGGATCAGACACAACACCTCGCTCATTCTTGGAACTGGGGCTATGTCGCCCTCTCCTACGTCATCGCGGCGTTTGCCTCCTATGTCTCACTCGAATTGGCCAGCCGCATAGGCCACCACCAAGAGGGCCGCAACCGCCGCCTTCTGGCTCAAGGGGCGCTGCTGGGGTACGGCATTTGGGCCATGCATTTTGTTGGGATGTTGGCGTTCAATCTGAAGGCGTTGGTTCAGTACAACTTGTTCATCACGGCGGCCTCGGGCTTGGCCGCAGTGCTGTTCGTAACGGGGGCCCTGTTCATTGTCAACGGCGGCCGTGCCAGTTGGGGCCGCTTTCTAACCGGCGGTGTGATCGCCGGTTTTGGGATCAGTGTGATGCATTACGCGGGAATGATGGCCATGCAAACTGGGGCACAAACCAGCTATTTGCCTCTGCCCTTCATCCTCTCGGTCGTGATTGCCATTGCGGCGGCCACCATTGCTCTGTTCCTCTTTGCACAGGTGAATAGCGAACGCGCCGTGCAACTGGCCAAGACAACGTTGCTCTCGCTCAAAGTGACGGCTGCCTTGGTGATGGGGGCGGCCATTGTGGGCATGCACTACATGGGCATGGCCGCTATTCAGTTCAGCGCTGCACCTACAACAGCACAGACCATAGGGTTTGCCACGGACACCACTGTCTTGAGCATCCTGATTTTGTTCACGACCTTTCTCGTCTTGGGGTTGGCTTTGGTCTATATCGTGACGGGCAACGACAACAGGCCTGTCGTGGGTGGAAGCGGGGACTGA